One part of the Sardina pilchardus chromosome 5, fSarPil1.1, whole genome shotgun sequence genome encodes these proteins:
- the pde9ab gene encoding high affinity cGMP-specific 3',5'-cyclic phosphodiesterase 9A, with the protein MGSASSSYHPRALYLDVDGKMQKVIFSQRCSPYDIRELLCSSSNIARNTAISLVDPDGAMVSIYPTMPTNSPNRLYKVVPQATSQVGEKEDMFQNVLAQVAEQFSRAFRINELKAEVTNRLAMLEKRVELEGLKVLEIEKCKNDLRRLRDEMTSRGGGRMTCACKYNFTDDGKKLSPRRDVPSYPKYTLSQETIEALKKPTFDVWHWEHNEMLSCLEYMYHDLGLVKEFNMNPITLKRWLLSIQEHYRENPFHNFRHCFCVSQMMYGMIHLTNLLETLTMTDMCILMTAAVCHDLDHPGYNNTYQINAHTELAVRYNDISPLENHHCAVAFQILSLPECNIFSNTDPEAFKQIRQAIITLILATDMARHGEILDSFKKKVDNFDFTNEEHVKCLKMVLIKCCDISNEVRPTEVAEPWVDCLLEEYFMQSDREKSEGLPVAPFMDRDKVTKPTAQIGFIKFVLIPMFETVMKLFPQIEEIMVQPLRDSRDHYEELKTIDDAMTEVKKKTDSMPLGGKKK; encoded by the exons ATGGGATCAGCTTCCTCATCGTATCATCCACGAGCTCTCTACCTCGACGTGGACGGCAAAATGCAGAAG GTGATTTTTAGTCAACGCTGCAGCCCTTATGACATCAGAGAACTTCTTTGTTCTTCATCAAACATAGCAAG GAACACAGCCATATCCCTAGTTGATCCAGACGGAGCCATGGTTTCTATCTATCCCACCATGCCAACCAACTCTCCCAA TCGTTTATATAAAGTAGTGCCACAGGCCACAAGTCAAGTCGGAG AGAAAGAAGATATGTTCCAGAACGTCTTGGCTCAGGTGGCAGAGCAATTCAGCAG GGCCTTCAGGATCAATGAACTAAAAGCTGAAGTGACAAACCGACTGGCCATGCTTGAGAAGAGAGTCGAGT TGGAAGGCCTGAAGGTGCTTGAGATTGAGAAATGCAAGAATGACCTCAGAAGGCTACGGGATGAAATGACCTCCAGGGGAGGGGGAAG aATGACCTGTGCCTGTAAATACAACTTCACAGATGACGGCAAAAAACTGTCCCCAAGGCGCGACGTTCCGAGCTATCCAAAG TACACGCTATCTCAAGAGACTATTGAGGCTTTGAAGAAACCCACATTTGACGTCTGGCACTGGGAGCATAATGAG ATGCTAAGCTGTCTAGAGTACATGTACCATGACCTGGGACTGGTGAAAGAGTTTAACATGAATCCAATCACACTGAAACGATGGCTG TTGAGTATTCAGGAACACTATCGTGAAAACCCCTTCCATAACTTCCGCCACTGTTTCTGCGTTAGCCAGATGATGTATGGAATGATTCATCTCACTAACCTGCTG gAAACACTCACAATGACAGACATGTGCATCCTTATGACAGCAGCAGTCTGCCATGATCTGGACCACCCAGGATATAATAACAC TTATCAGATTAATGCACACACTGAGCTGGCTGTGCGGTACAACGACATCTCCCCTCTGGAGAACCATCACTGCGCAGTGGCCTTCCAGATCCTCTCACTGCCCGAGTGCAACATATTCTCCAACACAGATCCAGAGGCTTTCAAGCAGATACGACAG GCTATAATTACCCTCATATTGGCCACTGATATGGCCAGGCATGGGGAGATACTTGATTCGTTCAAAAAGAAAGTGGATAACTTTGATTTCACCAATGAGGAGcatgtgaaatgt TTAAAGATGGTTTTGATAAAGTGCTGTGATATCTCCAATGAAGTCAGGCCCACTGAAGTAGCTGAGCCATGGGTGGACTGTTTGCTTGAAGAATACTTTATGCAG agtgacagagagaaatctGAAGGCCTTCCAGTTGCTCCCTTCATGGATCGGGACAAGGTGACCAAACCCACCGCCCAGATTGGTTTCATCAAGTTTGTCTTGATACCCATGTTCGAGACAGTCATGAAG CTCTTCCCTCAGATTGAGGAAATTATGGTGCAACCTTTACGGGACTCCCGTGACCATTATGAAGAACTGAAAACGATTGACGACGCCATGACTGAGGTG aagaagaagacagaCAGTATGCCCCtaggaggaaagaaaaaataa
- the slc37a2 gene encoding glucose-6-phosphate exchanger SLC37A2 isoform X1, which translates to MRSSLAPGIKVITSFSRDSWYRGFILFLTFLFYTSYHLSRKPISVVKSQLHRNCSNVIRPADLNITNNDTWCDWAPFDQDNYQTLFGAVDNSFLVAYAIGMFFSGIFGERLPLRYYLSTGMILSGIFTSLFGLGYYWNIHSIWYYAFVQAMNGLVQTTGWPAVVACVGNWFGKGKRGFIMGVWNSHTSVGNILGSLIAGVFVSSAWGLSFIVPGIIIGATGVLCFFFLVEHPEDVNCTPPQHHQESAEQEPLLRNASSNEEIFSSPPPGTAPSVVERSEDTEAISFCGALRIPGVVEFSLCLLFAKLVSYTFLYWLPLYIANVAQFDPKAAGDMSTLFDVGGIIGGIMAGVVSDYTGGRASTCCVMLIFAAPMLFLYNHVGQNGVPTTIGMLLVCGALVNGPYALITTAVSADLGTHECLRGNSRALSTVTAIIDGTGSIGAALGPLLAGVISPTGWNNVFYMLITSDCLACLLLSRLVYKEIRGWCGYHTRMRGFKEI; encoded by the exons ATGAGGTCTTCGTTAGCTCCAGGCATTAAAGTCATTACCTCCTTCTCAAGAGACAGCTG gtACAGAGGCTTCATTCTGTTCCTTACATTCCTGTTCTACACGAGTTATCATCTGTCTCGAAAACCTATCAGTGTGGTCAAG AGTCAACTGCACAGAAACTGTTCCAATGTCATTCGGCCTGCTGACTTGAATATCACCAACAATGACACCTGGTGTGACTGGGCTCCGTTTG aCCAGGACAATTATCAAACACTTTTTGGAGCAGTCGACAACTCCTTCCTGGTCGCCTATGCCATTGGCATGTTTTTCAG TGGCATCTTTGGAGAGCGGTTGCCGCTGCGCTACTACCTTAGTACCGGGATGATCCTCAGTGGGATCTTCACGTCGCTCTTCGGCCTGGGCTACTACTGGAACATCCACTCCATCTGGTACTACGCCTTTGTCCAG GCTATGAATGGTTTGGTGCAGACAACAGGCTGGCCTGCAGTGGTAGCTTGCGTTGGAAACTGGTTCGGAAAGGGGAA GCGAGGGTTCATCATGGGCGTCTGGAACTCCCACACGTCTGTGGGGAACATCTTGGGGTCGCTGAttgctggtgtgtttgtgtcgtcCGCCTGGGGCTTGTCCTTCATTGTGCCTGGTATCATTATTGGCGCCACAGGAGTGTTATGCTTCTTCTTCCTGGTTGAAC ACCCCGAGGACGTCAACTGTACACCGCCACAGCATCAT CAGGAGAGTGCAGAACAGGAGCCTCTGTTGCGGAACGCGTCCAGTAACGAGGAGATCTTCAGCAGTCCTCCGCCCGGCACGGCGCCCAGTGTGGTGGAGCGCTCGGAGGACACCGAGGCCATCAGCTTCTGCGGGGCCCTGAGAATCCCT GGTGTTGTTGAAttctccctgtgtctcctgtttgCCAAGCTGGTCAGCTACACCTTCCTCTATTGGCTACCTCTATATATCGCAAATGTCG CTCAGTTTGACCCCAAAGCAGCAGGAGACATGTCGACCTTATTTGATGTTGGAGGAATTATAG GGGGGATCATGGCAGGGGTGGTGTCCGACTACACCGGAGGAAGAGCCTCCACCTGCTGTGTTATGCTGATCTTTGCTGCCCCAATG CTCTTTCTTTACAACCATGTCGGCCAGAACGGTGTGCCAACCACCATCG gcatgttgcttgtgtgtggagCGCTGGTCAATGGCCCTTACGCCCTGATCACTACGGCTGTGTCAGCTGACCTG GGAACCCACGAGTGTCTGAGAGGAAACTCCAGAGCTTTATCGACAGTAACGGCTATTATTGACGGAACGGGATCCATAG GTGCTGCCCTTGGCCCTCTATTGGCCGGCGTCATCTCACCTACGGGCTGGAACAACGTTTTCTACATGCTCATCACCTCCGACTGCCTGGCCTGTTTG ctGCTCTCGCGACTGGTGTATAAGGAGATAAGGGGGTGGTGTGGATATCACACAAGGATGAGAGG GTTTAAAGAAATCTGA
- the slc37a2 gene encoding glucose-6-phosphate exchanger SLC37A2 isoform X2, translating to MRSSLAPGIKVITSFSRDSWYRGFILFLTFLFYTSYHLSRKPISVVKSQLHRNCSNVIRPADLNITNNDTWCDWAPFDQDNYQTLFGAVDNSFLVAYAIGMFFSGIFGERLPLRYYLSTGMILSGIFTSLFGLGYYWNIHSIWYYAFVQAMNGLVQTTGWPAVVACVGNWFGKGKRGFIMGVWNSHTSVGNILGSLIAGVFVSSAWGLSFIVPGIIIGATGVLCFFFLVEHPEDVNCTPPQHHESAEQEPLLRNASSNEEIFSSPPPGTAPSVVERSEDTEAISFCGALRIPGVVEFSLCLLFAKLVSYTFLYWLPLYIANVAQFDPKAAGDMSTLFDVGGIIGGIMAGVVSDYTGGRASTCCVMLIFAAPMLFLYNHVGQNGVPTTIGMLLVCGALVNGPYALITTAVSADLGTHECLRGNSRALSTVTAIIDGTGSIGAALGPLLAGVISPTGWNNVFYMLITSDCLACLLLSRLVYKEIRGWCGYHTRMRGFKEI from the exons ATGAGGTCTTCGTTAGCTCCAGGCATTAAAGTCATTACCTCCTTCTCAAGAGACAGCTG gtACAGAGGCTTCATTCTGTTCCTTACATTCCTGTTCTACACGAGTTATCATCTGTCTCGAAAACCTATCAGTGTGGTCAAG AGTCAACTGCACAGAAACTGTTCCAATGTCATTCGGCCTGCTGACTTGAATATCACCAACAATGACACCTGGTGTGACTGGGCTCCGTTTG aCCAGGACAATTATCAAACACTTTTTGGAGCAGTCGACAACTCCTTCCTGGTCGCCTATGCCATTGGCATGTTTTTCAG TGGCATCTTTGGAGAGCGGTTGCCGCTGCGCTACTACCTTAGTACCGGGATGATCCTCAGTGGGATCTTCACGTCGCTCTTCGGCCTGGGCTACTACTGGAACATCCACTCCATCTGGTACTACGCCTTTGTCCAG GCTATGAATGGTTTGGTGCAGACAACAGGCTGGCCTGCAGTGGTAGCTTGCGTTGGAAACTGGTTCGGAAAGGGGAA GCGAGGGTTCATCATGGGCGTCTGGAACTCCCACACGTCTGTGGGGAACATCTTGGGGTCGCTGAttgctggtgtgtttgtgtcgtcCGCCTGGGGCTTGTCCTTCATTGTGCCTGGTATCATTATTGGCGCCACAGGAGTGTTATGCTTCTTCTTCCTGGTTGAAC ACCCCGAGGACGTCAACTGTACACCGCCACAGCATCAT GAGAGTGCAGAACAGGAGCCTCTGTTGCGGAACGCGTCCAGTAACGAGGAGATCTTCAGCAGTCCTCCGCCCGGCACGGCGCCCAGTGTGGTGGAGCGCTCGGAGGACACCGAGGCCATCAGCTTCTGCGGGGCCCTGAGAATCCCT GGTGTTGTTGAAttctccctgtgtctcctgtttgCCAAGCTGGTCAGCTACACCTTCCTCTATTGGCTACCTCTATATATCGCAAATGTCG CTCAGTTTGACCCCAAAGCAGCAGGAGACATGTCGACCTTATTTGATGTTGGAGGAATTATAG GGGGGATCATGGCAGGGGTGGTGTCCGACTACACCGGAGGAAGAGCCTCCACCTGCTGTGTTATGCTGATCTTTGCTGCCCCAATG CTCTTTCTTTACAACCATGTCGGCCAGAACGGTGTGCCAACCACCATCG gcatgttgcttgtgtgtggagCGCTGGTCAATGGCCCTTACGCCCTGATCACTACGGCTGTGTCAGCTGACCTG GGAACCCACGAGTGTCTGAGAGGAAACTCCAGAGCTTTATCGACAGTAACGGCTATTATTGACGGAACGGGATCCATAG GTGCTGCCCTTGGCCCTCTATTGGCCGGCGTCATCTCACCTACGGGCTGGAACAACGTTTTCTACATGCTCATCACCTCCGACTGCCTGGCCTGTTTG ctGCTCTCGCGACTGGTGTATAAGGAGATAAGGGGGTGGTGTGGATATCACACAAGGATGAGAGG GTTTAAAGAAATCTGA